A window of Pomacea canaliculata isolate SZHN2017 linkage group LG3, ASM307304v1, whole genome shotgun sequence contains these coding sequences:
- the LOC112560065 gene encoding potassium voltage-gated channel subfamily C member 1-like, whose product MERGHEGSIPRNLSLAHGKLSLAPGRSTGSGNSNRVVINVGGVRYETFRSTLKSIPDTRLSWLTEAQDHNPDYDPATGEYFFDRHPGVFNMILNYYRTGKLHAPADVCGPMFEEELAFWGIDEKQIEPCCWSGYSAHRDAQETLAELESDHDDSENDDNNEEDEEIARRFGIVLEDAHEEKHCFQRWQPRVWHLLEDPTSSSGAQIISIASVVFVLIFIAIFVAESHMQFRDPRAGVNVSSSDTLKVRELQEATEPKAWLKVLEYTCVSYFTLELLLRVIFCPDRAALCRHVLTWVDLLSVLPTYTYIIMMAANAGAHESLYVISSLRMIRIFRILRLTRYFSGLKILAHTLRASAKELFLLIIVLGIGVLVFASFIYYFEQIDEDPKNDFRNIPIGFWWAVVTMTTLGYGDIYPRTAFGYIVGGICALCGLLMLALPVPVIVNNFTLYYSHAQAKMRLPHKKKNMLVGAADALKNTEAVVEGSLDASHPPPVNSSVSGSTQSVISLSDNKANVARRGSEDSRGESIDSGFKTASMDGEVGGISVIFTDELAASCSPTRDPLSPTTKRHNNKRTAINVGEINAPSASDNSKSNSITSRQRSNIHVDIVEVDV is encoded by the exons ATGGAGCGGGGTCATGAGGGCAGCATCCCTCGCAATCTGTCCCTGGCGCACGGCAAACTGTCGCTGGCGCCTGGCCGCAGCACGGGTAGCGGCAACAGCAACCGGGTGGTCATCAACGTTGGTGGCGTGCGGTACGAGACCTTCCGCTCCACCCTCAAGTCCATCCCGGACACCCGCCTGTCGTGGCTGACGGAGGCGCAGGACCACAACCCGGACTACGATCCGGCCACTGGCGAGTACTTCTTCGACCGCCACCCGGGCGTCTTCAACATGATCCTGAACTACTACCGCACGGGCAAGCTGCACGCGCCGGCCGACGTGTGCGGACCCATGTTCGAGGAGGAGCTGGCCTTCTGGGGCATCGACGAGAAGCAGATCGAGCCGTGCTGCTGGTCCGGCTACAGCGCCCACCGAGACGCGCAGGAGACGCTGGCCGAGCTGGAGAGCGACCACGACGACAGCGAgaacgacgacaacaacgagGAGGACGAGGAGATCGCGCGTCGCTTCGGTATCGTGCTGGAGGACGCCCACGAGGAGAAGCACTGCTTCCAGCGATGGCAACCGCGGGTCTGGCACCTGCTGGAGGACCCGACTTCGTCGTCTGGAGCCCAG atCATTTCCATCGCTTCTGTTGTCTTCGTTCTCATCTTCATCGCCATCTTCGTGGCCGAGTCGCACATGCAGTTCCGTGACCCTCGGGCCGGGGTCAACGTCAGCAGCAGCGACACGTTGAAGGTGCGCGAGCTGCAGGAGGCCACGGAGCCCAAGGCGTGGCTGAAGGTGCTGGAGTACACGTGCGTCTCGTACTTCACGCTGGAGCTGCTGCTGCGCGTCATCTTCTGTCCGGACCGTGCGGCGCTGTGCCGCCACGTGCTGACGTGGGTGGACCTGCTGTCCGTGCTGCCCACCTACACCTACATCATCATGATGGCCGCCAACGCCGGCGCGCACGAGAGCCTCTACGTCATCAGCTCCTTGCGCATGATTCGCATCTTTCGCATCCTGCGCCTCACGCGCTACTTCTCCGGCCTCAAGATCCTGGCCCACACCCTGAGGGCCAGCGCCAAGGAGCTGTTTCTGCTCATCATAGTGTTGGGCATCGGCGTCCTGGTCTTCGCCAGCTTCATCTACTACTTCGAGCAGATCGACGAGGACCCTAAGAACGACTTCAGGAACATCCCCATCGGCTTCTGGTGGGCGGTCGTTACTATGACGACGCTGGGCTACGGCGATATATACCCTCGGACGGCGTTCGGGTACATCGTGGGAGGCATCTGCGCCCTGTGCGGGCTGCTGATGCTGGCTCTGCCCGTGCCGGTCATCGTGAACAACTTCACGCTGTACTATTCGCACGCGCAGGCCAAGATGCGACTGCCgcacaagaagaagaacatgCTGGTGGGCGCCGCAGACGCCCTCAAGAACACGGAGGCGGTGGTGGAGGGCAGCCTGGACGCCTCCCACCCTCCGCCAGTAAATTCGTCGGTGAGCGGAAGTACGCAGTCGGTGATCTCCCTTTCTGACAACAAAGCCAATGTGGCTCGGAGGGGAAGTGAGGACAGCAGAGGGGAGAGCATCGATTCCGGATTTAAAACGG CCAGCATGGACGGCGAGGTCGGGGGGATAAGCGTCATTTTCACGGATGAGTTGGCTGCCTCCTGCTCGCCCACCAGAGACCCTCTCAGTCCGACGACTAAGCGACACAACAACAAACGGACCGCCATTAATGTGGGCGAGATCAACGCGCCCTCTG cGTCTGACAACAGCAAATCGAACAGCATCACCAGCAGACAGCGCTCCAACATCCATGTAGACATTGTCGAGGTAGACGTCTGA
- the LOC112558809 gene encoding glutathione hydrolase 1 proenzyme-like: MADNAKDTVAAPFLGDGSENHQTRSQPEDEAAGDPEKGSAPRPGRKGTKSHVSTTCRCCSCSKAVVVAAVGIMCVVYMLAMGLGLGLGLNADATQTDLGVNGSRKVVGAVAADHTDCSEVGRDVLARGGSAVDAAISSLLCTGVRQPHSTGLGGGVYLAVYQKKPQAVEMFDGREVAPLLATYDQYFNKSFFRGGLSIAVPAEIKALWQAHQKYGRLPWKDLFAPAIKMAAEGHPLSHSTARALALDSSKLSSIPGLCRLFCKEDGRTPKVEGDVVFMPALAKTLEGFANHGPDYLYGSNSQVAAKLIEEVSSMGGLLKQEDLTRYQVLTAPPVSAQLGDLTLHTLTAPSGGPVLSLVLRIISGFGLTPDDIRDPERSGATLHKMVESFKFAYADRLKIADPMFVNISRLLHRMASADHADRLRQAIDPHRTYDPQHYTNLSAASWTEEGTTHISIISPEGDAVSATSSINSYFGSLVVSESTGLILNNHMADFAKSEGPVLDTQKVGSPNYVTPGKRPLSSMAPAIIVDKDGNPRLVLGSAGGVRITTTNAQVIARNLWLGQSLEDAINEKRLHHQLFPNVLVWEEGLNQDILTKLQSYGHETKPHTSYMAVVQAVARDSSTGEITAFSDPRKHAEARLLYEDELKVPM; this comes from the exons ATGGCGGACAACGCGAAAGACACAGTCGCTGCTCCTTTTCTGGGGGATGGCAG TGAGAACCACCAGACCCGGTCCCAGCCTGAAGACGAAGCTGCAGGAGACCCAGAGAAGGGGTCAGCACCGCGACCTGGGAGGAAGGGCACGAAAAGTCACGTGAGCACCACGTGCagatgctgcagctgcagcaaggcggtggtggtggcggcggtgggGATCATGTGCGTGGTGTACATGCTGGCCATGGGGCTGGGGCTGGGCCTGGGCCTCAACGCTGATGCCACGCAGACTGACCTCGGGGTCAACGGTTCGCGCAAAGTCGTCGGCGCGGTGGCGGCTGACCACACGGACTGCTCTGAGGTCGGACG AGATGTTCTCGCCAGAGGAGGTTCCGCTGTGGACGCTGCAATATCCTCGCTTCTGTGCACCGGGGTGCGACAACCCCACAGCACAGGCCTCGGGGGAG GCGTTTACCTGGCTGTTTACCAGAAGAAACCTCAAGCTGTGGAGATGTTCGACGGCCGGGAGGTGGCGCCACTTTTAGCGACTTACGACCAGTACTTCAACAAGTCCTTTTTCAGGG GCGGTCTGTCTATAGCAGTGCCAGCGGAGATAAAAGCACTATGGCAGGCCCATCAGAAGTATGGGAGACTACCATGGAAAGACTTGTTCGCTCCCGCGATCAAAATGGCGGCTGAGGGACATCCGCTGTCCCACTCGACAGCTCGCGCCCTCGCGCTTGACAGCAGCAAACTGAGCAGCATCCCTGGCCTATG CCGACTGTTCTGTAAAGAGGATGGCAGGACACCCAAGGTGGAGGGGGACGTGGTGTTCATGCCCGCGCTCGCCAAGACGTTGGAGGGGTTTGCGAATCATGGTCCAGACTATCTTTACGGTTCCAACTCTCAGGTTGCTGCTAAGCTGATAGAGGAAGTGTCTTCAATGG GAGGTCTGCTGAAGCAGGAGGACTTAACGCGCTACCAGGTGCTCACAGCGCCCCCTGTGTCCGCGCAGCTAGGGGACCTCACTCTCCACACCCTCACAGCTCCTAGCGGCGGCCCGGTGTTGTCTCTCGTTCTCAGGATCATCAGCG GCTTCGGGCTGACCCCAGACGACATCAGAGACCCTGAGCGGAGTGGTGCCACCCTCCATAAAATGGTGGAAAGCTTTAAGTTCGCCTACGCCGACCGCCTGAAGATCGCGGACCCCATGTTTGTCAACATCTCTCGT CTGTTACACAGGATGGCGTCAGCTGATCACGCCGACCGTCTGCGACAAGCCATTGACCCGCACCGCACGTACGACCCGCAGCACTACACCAACCTGTCAGCGGCCTCCTGGACAGAGGAGGGCACCACACACATCTCCATCATCAGTCCTGAGGGCGATGCTGTGTCAGCCACAAGCTCTATCAACAGTTA TTTTGGCTCCCTGGTGGTGTCCGAGTCAACTGGTCTCATCCTAAACAACCACATGGCCGACTTCGCGAAGTCCGAGGGTCCTGTCCTGGACACACAGAAG GTTGGTTCACCGAACTACGTCACACCCGGAAAGCGACCTCTGTCGTCCATGGCGCCCGCAATCATTGTGGACAAGGACGGCAACCCTCGTTTGGTCCTCGGTAGCGCTGGTGGCGTCCGCATCACAACGACCAACGCTCAG GTTATCGCTCGAAATCTGTGGCTAGGACAATCTTTGGAAGACGCCATTAACGAGAAACGTCTTCACCATCAGTTGTTTCCCAACGTTCTTGTTTGGGAAGAGGGTTTGAACcag GACATCTTGACCAAACTGCAGTCGTACGGCCACGAGACCAAGCCCCACACCAGCTACATGGCCGTGGTGCAGGCCGTTGCCCGCGACTCCAGTACAGGGGAAATAACGGCTTTTTCTGACCCGCGTAAGCACGCCGAGGCTCGTCTGCTGTACGAGGACGAATTGAAAGTTCCGATGTGA